The genomic window AGTGACAATCGTATCAATAAATCATCCTAGACGTCGATAAAAGATAGCTGAATCTACTAGCATAAACAGGAGAACCCACCAATCCTGAGTTGCCGGTGCATCATCCAAACGATCTGACACATGTGAAGATTCTGCCATATTGTCAACTAAAAGATTTACAGAATCAAGTAAGCTTACTAATAAAAGAACTGAAAAGGTAGCTGCACACTACAAGGACAAGCATGGACAATTCATATGAATACCTAGCAAAGGGCCTGCTTTATTAACAGAGTGAACAGGCAGGTTatgtgttggtggtgaagccaTTTCTGGCACATTATTGACACTACTCTTTACAGTAACAATTCCTAGATCACGCTCATCATTCAGTTTCTCCCGGAATAATTCACGATGACTTGATATGCTTTCTCCTGGAGAGATGAGAAGAGAAATAACTTACGGCAAAATATATTATCATAGTTTGGGTCATGAAATGCACCCGGAACGACACGGCACAAAACCGAGTATTATTCAGTACTCACCTGTATGATGCTCATAAATGACATTGGCATCTGACAACTGATGTGAACCAGAGTTAGAATGGGCATCTTCCTGAGCCAACTTCCTGTAATTTAAATACATTGGAAAGTTGAGCATTCAGAGTTTGAAAAATAGGACTCCTTTGTTCCTAAACTTGTAGATAAGAGAGAGGACTCAATTACATAAGGTAATAACAAATAGTGCACAAACACCAAAACTAATCCATGCATAAGTTAGTACACTTATCTGCTCATGCATAAGTTATCAGTAGCCTGATGTGCAGCTGTCAATAGGAAGAATACATGATAACAGCCAAACATGGAAAACTTCAACCACAGTTAACAGTAAATATTCTAGGCATGAACATGTCAAACCATACATGAGCTATAATTTTAACGGAAGATGGTAGTACTAGTAGTGGTGGTAGTGGTACAATATGTAAGCAGCAGGCAACAGAAAACAACCAAGTATTAGATCCTTACTCTAGTTCATGTTTTTTCTTGCAGGCTTTCACAAAAACTTGATCACCACCGATGAAGTGAGGGGTGTTTCGACTCCTTTCTGATAAGATTCGTTTTACCGTCTCGGGGTACAGAAAGCTCACATAACCAAACATGCGTTTCTGCCGAAGTGGAATTCGCACATCATGGACAGGACCGTACCGGCTGGCAGAAATATCATGGTAATATTATTTACAGCTGCATAAAGACATAACAGGTAGAAGCTTCATGTCAAAATGCACCAGACACTAAAGTTAAGACGGCAATACCTGAAGTAGTTCCAAGCATCTTGTTTAGAGAATGTGCTTTTAGGCTCGAAAGTAATATAAATCTTGTTAGAATCATAGATAGCAGAAGGCATCACCAATTTGAAATCATCAGCCAAGAACTTAGGAGCATCTTCCACCGGGACAATATAATGCTGCCCTTGTCTGAAGTTGAAACAGCAGTAGTCATAACGATAACGCTTAAAGAAATTGTGCCGTTTGCTAGTTAATAATATGCAACTTAAGAAACATACACATATCTAAAGTAGCTTAGATGCATAAGATAAGATCAGAAGAAACCTCTCGATCACTCTGGTGGTGTTAAGCCTCAAGAGCAGACCTATGAGGTTGTAATAAGCCTTGCCATGCTGCTGGCCCTCTGCGCCGAATCCCTCAACCCGCAGAGGCTTTCCATACCTCTCAATGTATATACTTGCCAGAGACTCAATTGGGACTCTTGGCGGTTGCAGCGAAAACAGGAGCTCTCTAATCTCCTTCTCTAGCATGGGCAATGACTCAAGGGTGTGAACTTGCCTCTTGTTGTGCATCTCAGGGAAACCAGACTCGTGGGAAAACCGACAGTCCTCACCTTTCTTACAGCAGCCCATGGAGAGGTGGAAATGACAAGGAGCAGTTGGAACATTGGGGGCAAATGGAGCCTGAATTCCATCAAAATTGCCGCTTGGCTGAAACTGAGGCTGCCATGGTCCAATTTGATCAAATGGGGGGAATGGAGCCTGGCTTCCGCAAAAACTGCTGCTTGGGTGAAACTGAAGCTGAGAATGGGGGAATTGTAAGCCATGCCCCCATGAAGGTGGCTGCAGTGGGGGTAGTTGTAAGAACTGTTGCTCAGGGGGTACACTGAAAGACTTCGCCTCAACGATCAGGTGGCGTATTTGGTCATCCGAGGCTAGTACATACTCTCTGATCTCCTCAGGGGTTTTGCGTGAGACGATGTAGGCAACGATCCCTTCGGGGTTCCATGGATGAAGCTGTCGGACCCTATTCCGCAACGAGCTCACACATTCGTCTATGTCCATTTCTTGCTTCCTGCAGCACAGAGAACGAGATTGCTGGAACTCATTGCAAGACAAGATTTTGCGATAGCAAATGCAGGTGATTCTTAATTTCTTatttcctcaaaaaaaaaaacttaaggtTCCCCCAAAAAATGCAGGCGATTCTTCTGTGGGGAGTTGAAAGAACAAGTAAACAAACGGCAACCATAGAGAGCAGTAGTGCACCAGAAAACAGCAAAGCTTGCATCATTCTCTGCTTCCACCGATGGAAAAGAACTAGCATTTGCCCAAATTCGCGTTCCCATTTCGTAGTTCCAAAATTGACGAACAAAAGAACAGATTTGGCCTCTACTAGCAGTAGAAATTCTAATCACTACCAAACCCCCCAAAGCCTCCAGCTCGCAAGAACAAACGCATGATCAGGAACTGTTCTTTCCAATAAACCCGTCTTTAGAATCCAACCAAAGCGCAACGAAAGCTACTATCCAATCGAGCTAGATACACCACGAACTGCCGCAAGAACGCAACGAAAGAAAAGGCAAGATAAACTAGCGCATCCGCGACAAAGAACCGTCGTAGCTTCAAGAACCCGTCCCCAGAATCCAACCAAAACCCACTAAAACCTCTCCGGCGGCACCAGATTCTCATAGAACACCTCCAGAACGCACCGAGCAGAGTAAAGATAGAGCAAAAAGTAATTCTTTGTAGTCCCAATGCACAAACCTGATCGTCTTCATCCGGGAAAGCAACGCAGGGGTGGGAGAAGGGGGAGGCACGGGGGGACTATATGGGACGCGAAGCCGCGAAAAATGCCGTACGCCGCGCGGGCAGCCTCGCCACCGAAATTGGGACTCCGCACCGGGTGGTAATTTGCCCGAGGTTGAAAGGTGGTAAGCCTTTGCTAGTTTGTGTTTCTTTCCTAAATTCTTGTGGGTTTATATCGCCGCGCGCTGGGAGCGGTTTTGCGGAACCGGCCTGAGCAAGGCGGTCAATTTCAAACTTTGAGTGGTAAAACCTTTTAAGTTTTCTCAAGCTTTTTTGGTAAATTTAGTCACTACCGAGAGGCATGTTATTAATTTTAGAGGAGAGTACTTGTAAAAAGTTTTGAAACTTCTGTCATGCCCAAGATGCgataatgaaaaaaatttagGCTCTATGGCATTGCAATGGCTTTTTAAAAATACTAATTTTAGCCGTGACGTTACTAAAAAATAGAAAGCATCTTTTATAGCTACAACGGATAGCAAACTTTTACAAAATTTATAAAGATTGCCATATTTAGCAGTGTCGGATAGCATATCAGAAACGGAAAACTAGCATTATAAACTGTTGAATTTAGGGTCTATGGCATTGCGATGGCTTTTTAAAAGTACTAATTTTAGCGGTAGCGTTACTAAAAACTAGAAAGCATATTTTATAGCATCAACGGATAGCAAACTTTTACAAGATTTATAAAGATTGCCATATTTAACCGTGTCGGATAGTGTACCAGAAACAGAAAACTAACTTTATAAACTGCTGTCATTCATAAGATTGTAATAGATAAAACATGAGATGTACGCCTAAGCACATTTGTTTTGAATATGCTTTCAGGTTGTAACACCCTGTATTTTAGACATGTTTAAAAACcataaaaatttgaaaattttcaaattaCAATAATACAAACTTGTGGATTAGAATACAAGCAAAGCATTGCCAAAATATACAtcgaattttaaattttacatattgAAAACATGCATAAAATAAACCATGTTGCATTTTGGGTTTATCTTATTAAATTTTTGCCAAATTCAATTTTTAAttctattcaaatttgaattaatttaTTTTCATGAAAATATTGAGCCATTTCTAAACCCGAGGTCCTCTAGGCAAAATCctcttctcctcccctcccctttaGTCCCAACTCAACTGGCCCAattcccttttttttcccctCCTTTCCTTCGGCCCATGGCCCGATCCTTGTTCCCGCACCACCCACCCACCTCAGCCCAacccctctcctctcatctatATCCTCTGCACTTACGCTCGCCCTAGCTGTTGCGTCTTTGGCTCGCTTCACTATCGAACCTCGTGTCGCTGACGCGCCAGGCCCGCCGCCTTATCCCCTTCCTTCGACCGCCCACTCCCTCCCATATCGTTGTctgctctatctctctctcctcctggATTCCCTCTCTCTTGTCACCTCAACTCCCGGCATTTGTCGCGTCACGTTGCCTCTCTCCTGAGAAATTGTGCCACCCATACCGCTAACATCCGCCAACTCCGTAGCATGCGTCGTGCCATCACGTCCTCAGCATGGAGACCCTAACCGCCCGTCGTCCTATCACATCAACGGTGAAATATTTCTCGTGTGCCCTAGCAATTATCTCACCGCCACCACCTTTAACTCAAGATATAAAAGGGGACTAGACGAGTCCTCTACTCCTTGTCACCTCTCCCCTCCCTCTTTTCCctccatcctctctctctctatgtgtgTGTGCCCTCTATTAGAGGAACAGGGCCATCGTCGCCATCGATCCGTCACCGTCGGCCACCTCCGACCCAACCAAGCCATATGTGAGTATCACCACctccccctcttcctcctctgcgCCCTCTTCTCCCATCCTCTCTTTCTTGGCCACACCGAGCCACCCCCTCCGCCATCACTCTTCCTCGTCATCGGCAAAGCCACTCTGGCCCAAGTTACCACATTGGATCACTCAATGCCCTCCATGGATGCCTCCCAGTGCAtcagtttggtctcaaaataCGCACTCACGCACTTCCATTTTCACCATCGCTGCCACAAAGTATGGCGACATTCTAGCAGTGTTCCTATCACCAATTGGCTATGTTGTCGCCACCATTGAGTCTACCATCACGCCTAGACCATCGGCCAATAGTACGTTGATGTAACCGATAACGTTTGGCCAGTTCCGATGGAACTCCAGCGAGCATGCTGCTGTTGGAGTCATTGtatcaactctctctctctatctctctccctgTTAACTAGCTTAAAACTTGAGAACTAACGGGATGGATCATATCTCCTCCAAGACCACATTTATAACGACTAGACCTAACTCTTATGCAATGATTTTAAAGTGCAGGTTACGCCTAATTCCACTGCATTTAAAATTAGCATTCTGCTTAAAACTAAAGCCTCGTAGTCTTGTCTTTGATTTTACTCCTAAGAATGATCAAATCTGTTAAGTATTGTTAGGGCTTCTTGAGTACATTCCATACTCAAACTTGCTTATTGAATTCATATAAGAAGTTGGAGCGTGATTTTAAGTATGATGATGAAGCATAGAAGATTAAGGATACATATGCacccaagttgcatgtggtATTGGCCTTTTTGAGTTTTCTGTTGTCGAGTTCTCCTTCAATTGAATGGTCAATTGTAGATGTAAAAAATCCTAATCCTCAAGACCCATGTATGGCTTTAATCAGGTAATATGTTTTATTCGAAATATAACTATGATACTATTCTATTGTAATCTGTGTGTATCAACCACTGATTCAATGACTGAGGAGGTACGGTGAACATGGAAATGGGGTTTGACACGGGTAAGGTCAATTTGCTTGGAGATGCAAATTTAGATCTAGGTCAGAATTAAACTATATGGTTCAATTGAAGATACAACAAAATTGTCCTATCTCGGAGGCCCGACCTCGGCACCTATGCGCCAATGTCACAAGCCATGTTTTAAGTTTGTCTGACCGGGGCAAACCTAGTTAAACAAAAAAATGCAGGGATTTAAAAGTAACATGAAATATTTGGTGCAAAGAAAGAACCTAATTCTCCACATCCACGCCGTCTGTGTCAATGCCGCCATTAATCTCAATGACGTTCGTGTCCTTTTTCACAAAATGGCATAAGTGGGGTCTACAACTCATTTGTTTCACTTGTGCAAGAAATTGCTCATTTGCACGAAATATTTCACCGGTAGAACTGGTTTGGCTCATCAACAAGAGGGTGCGCAAAATATTTTGCCGCCCGATGTATGTGCAATAAAGGAGAGAATCGTTTCGGTTGGCCTGTGGGCTCCTGCCGGGCTTCAGAGGGTGGTTCGGCCTATCAAAAGTATCTTGGAATCATGGAAAAGATGTGGCCTGATGACCCACAGTGGGTCACCGACGCCGGCTGCAGCCTGCAGCCTGCGGAGCCCCACCACACGGCCCGGCAATCTAAATGAGATGAGCTTCCAAAGTCCAAACGGGAGGCGCGGAAGGCCGGCAAGCTCATTCGGCCGTGCCCGTGCTGCATTGGCAGTGTTCCGCGCCGGACGTGGGCTAGGCCGAACAGGCATCTAGGCTTTTGCTGCGCGTGCTCGTGAGCTTTCACGAAAGAAAAGCCATACTCTCGTGAGTTTGGACtttaagggcttgtttggttggAGTTTTGGCTACTTTGCCTGGCAAAAAGTGTTATCAGGGAGTAGTCTGGAAGTTGATTTTTTGCGTGGCCAGGTAAATTTGAAGAAGGCCTGTTTGGTTGGAAGCCTGAGAATGTTAATGAAAGCTTGTGCTATCTAATCTGGTGCTAATCACCTCCACTAATTTCAGGCTAATCAGCTTGCCTGCACCAGGCGTCAAAAACGAGTGCTGGAGCCAGACAACCGATGCTAATCACCAACCAGGCCTAGACAGCATGATTGGCGCTCAGAACCGCAACCAAACAAGGTCCAGTACATCACAGGCATCTCTCCAACCAGGCAACATCTCTCCAGGGTTGTAACCAAAGGAGCCGTAAGTGCTGCTTGGGGCACTATTATCCCCAGCCTGAAAGTTCTGGAAAGCACTCACCGGCCCATCGTGTAGAAGAGAAACTCGTGCAGTTCGCGTCGGCTGCGAAAATGTCAAGGATGCTACGTTGCCAGGCCTGCAGCGAAAGCGATGACAACAGGAGGACCGGACGCAGGAGCGGGGAGTGACTCAAATGAAGCAAGTGGAAATGGGCTGGCGCTGGTCCAGATGACGAAGAGGACCAAGAAGCCCAACCCGAGGTTCTCTAGATCGGAGTGGGTGCATTGAGTTTGAGCCCATGAGGCTTGTAAGGCGGGAGGCGTGTTTTTATTAAGGAGAGCTCCTCTTCTTGCAGAAAGGGGCGAACCAGAATGAGATGAACGACGGCGAGCTTGCTCGAGCGTAGGCGTGAGTGGCCGGAATATCGCCGGAGTTGTTACTGagatacacatatatacacatatatcgTGGGTTCGCGACAGATAACAACAGCGCGAGACTGTCGAGACGGCAGGTTTGAAGCTACACGCCAAACCGTGGAAGCAGGCCACGGCTccagcggcccctgagcaccccaAAAGTGAAGCAGGCACGAGGACCAGCCTCATGCACCCGCGGCGGCTGTCGGTTTCCCCAAAAAACTGCGTGCGCCACGCACGGACGGATCCAGCGTCgttgccaccaccaccactagaCCTTCTTCGCGGTCGCGGCAGGTCGCATCGTATCGCGCGACTCGCGACGCGGCATGGTCGGCGTGTATCGCGCGCGGGGCAGTGGCACCGGCACGCCGCCGTCGGGCGGCGGGCACGTGTGAACCGCCAGGCGCCGGCCGCTGCTCTGCTGCCAGCGCACAAACGAACAAGCAAAACCGAGCCCCGAAACCGCGTAGATGGATCATCCATGGATGCCACCGTGGGGAACCGGTTAATCGCGAAAGCGTCCATCCATCCATGGACGAaaccaaacaaaagaaaagtttGATCCTCGCCTAGCTTGGCGTCTGTCATGTCCGGGACTCGGGGAGCCTAGAAGGATGGCAACAGCGCTGTGGGCCGGGGTCGACTGGCGTGACTCGTATGGCAGCCGCTTTGTTCATCGGGAGCACGCTCTTCGCTTCATTTGCTGCTAAAAAAGCTCACAGACACGCCGTGTTTATACGAAAACCAAATGGAAGGAACAATGCAACATGC from Phragmites australis chromosome 14, lpPhrAust1.1, whole genome shotgun sequence includes these protein-coding regions:
- the LOC133890358 gene encoding putative zinc finger CCCH domain-containing protein 51, with protein sequence MGCCKKGEDCRFSHESGFPEMHNKRQVHTLESLPMLEKEIRELLFSLQPPRVPIESLASIYIERYGKPLRVEGFGAEGQQHGKAYYNLIGLLLRLNTTRVIERQGQHYIVPVEDAPKFLADDFKLVMPSAIYDSNKIYITFEPKSTFSKQDAWNYFSRYGPVHDVRIPLRQKRMFGYVSFLKLAQEDAHSNSGSHQLSDANVIYEHHTGESISSHRELFREKLNDERDLGIVTVKSSVNNVPEMASPPTHNLPVHSVNKAGPLLESSHVSDRLDDAPATQDCDDYGLPENLDDIYL